A genome region from Clostridium pasteurianum includes the following:
- the pyrE gene encoding orotate phosphoribosyltransferase, with product MEKYKQEFIEFMVESNVLTFGDFITKSGRRTPFFINTGNYQTGRELNKLSKFYAKAIYDNFGDDFDILFGPAYKGIPLSVSVAMALDTEYGINASYCSNRKEVKDHGDKGILLGSKLKDEDRVIIVEDVTTAGTSVYETMPILKSQADVDVKGLIISVDRMERGKGEKSALTELKEKFGFKTCSIVTMAEVVEYLYNRKVNGKVLINNEMKEKIENYYKEYGIVNE from the coding sequence ATGGAAAAATATAAGCAAGAATTTATAGAATTTATGGTGGAGAGTAACGTACTTACTTTTGGTGACTTTATAACTAAAAGTGGAAGAAGAACTCCATTTTTTATAAATACGGGAAATTATCAAACTGGTAGAGAACTAAATAAATTATCAAAATTTTATGCGAAAGCTATATATGATAATTTTGGTGATGACTTTGATATTCTATTTGGACCTGCATATAAGGGCATTCCACTAAGTGTTTCAGTAGCTATGGCTCTTGATACTGAATATGGAATTAACGCATCATATTGTTCTAACAGGAAGGAAGTTAAAGATCACGGGGACAAGGGAATACTTCTTGGTTCAAAGCTTAAAGATGAGGATAGAGTTATAATAGTAGAAGATGTTACTACGGCTGGAACTTCGGTTTATGAAACTATGCCTATCTTGAAATCACAGGCAGATGTTGATGTAAAAGGACTTATAATATCTGTTGATAGAATGGAAAGAGGAAAGGGAGAAAAATCTGCTTTAACTGAGCTTAAAGAGAAATTTGGCTTCAAGACATGTTCAATTGTTACCATGGCAGAGGTCGTAGAGTATCTTTATAACAGGAAGGTAAACGGTAAAGTTTTAATTAATAATGAAATGAAAGAGAAAATAGAAAATTACTACAAAGAATACGGAATAGTAAATGAATAA
- a CDS encoding TetR/AcrR family transcriptional regulator codes for MNREVREPKQKRSIEKKEKILSAAYELFTKNGYFDMNTAEIAKKAGLSTGTVYAYFKDKKDILLECLYKNGKFFRNKIVSEFSKLSESNDLFVTVKSILNVFVEFHNVYPKKSHDELMALVHTDKDVMEYFQYIKTTMMDAVVVQLNKSGIELKHEKEQSFLMYSLIENIEDELAFNINPDLDKDVLIDECTRVIVSMITG; via the coding sequence TTGAATAGAGAAGTTCGTGAACCGAAACAAAAACGTTCAATAGAAAAAAAGGAAAAAATATTATCTGCAGCCTATGAGCTTTTCACAAAAAATGGCTATTTCGATATGAATACAGCAGAAATTGCAAAAAAAGCTGGACTTTCAACGGGTACTGTTTACGCATATTTTAAAGATAAGAAAGACATACTCCTTGAATGCCTTTATAAAAATGGTAAGTTTTTTAGAAATAAGATTGTTAGTGAATTTAGTAAGCTTTCAGAAAGTAATGATCTTTTTGTTACTGTAAAAAGTATTCTCAATGTTTTTGTTGAATTTCATAATGTTTATCCCAAAAAATCACATGATGAGCTTATGGCATTAGTACATACTGACAAAGACGTAATGGAATATTTTCAATATATTAAAACTACAATGATGGATGCTGTTGTTGTGCAACTTAATAAATCTGGAATTGAATTAAAACACGAAAAGGAGCAATCATTTTTGATGTATTCTCTTATTGAAAATATTGAAGATGAGCTTGCCTTTAATATAAACCCTGATTTAGACAAGGATGTACTTATAGATGAATGTACCCGTGTTATTGTTTCAATGATAACAGGATAA
- a CDS encoding LysR family transcriptional regulator — protein sequence MDFKQLNTFIAISKYQSFTEASNVLNYAQSTVTTQIKSLESELKVKLFERMGKKVTLTYEGKKLLPYAKQMIKLSNQMKNIVIDDGKPSGTLTIGAAESLCVIRLPEVLKRYRKLYPEVDVSLKFGTCSDFRHFLKDNIIDAAFSLGTKIDSKEFISEVEIDEPMVLLTYPGHPLTKKDKVFPEDISEEPLILTEMGCSYRAAFENILSEYNIKPNLALETGSVQAIKQFTMSGLGTTLLPKVAVEDEIKTGRLVPLNWCGPDFGIISQVLYHKDKWISPALSAFLKLSKEIMLKNK from the coding sequence ATGGATTTTAAACAACTCAATACTTTTATAGCTATAAGTAAATACCAGAGTTTTACAGAGGCATCTAATGTGCTTAATTATGCTCAATCTACGGTTACTACTCAAATAAAGAGCTTAGAAAGTGAACTTAAGGTAAAACTTTTTGAGAGAATGGGCAAAAAAGTAACATTAACATATGAGGGTAAAAAGCTTCTTCCATATGCTAAACAGATGATTAAGCTTTCGAATCAAATGAAAAATATTGTAATAGATGATGGCAAGCCAAGTGGTACTCTTACTATAGGTGCAGCAGAATCTTTATGTGTAATAAGACTTCCAGAGGTTCTTAAAAGGTATAGAAAGCTTTATCCAGAAGTAGATGTTTCGCTTAAATTTGGTACTTGTTCTGATTTTAGGCATTTTCTAAAAGATAATATAATAGATGCAGCTTTTTCACTTGGAACTAAGATAGATTCTAAAGAATTTATATCAGAAGTTGAGATAGATGAACCTATGGTTCTTTTAACTTATCCAGGACATCCACTCACAAAAAAGGACAAGGTATTTCCAGAAGATATATCAGAAGAGCCACTCATATTAACGGAAATGGGATGTAGTTATAGAGCTGCATTTGAAAATATTCTAAGTGAGTACAATATAAAGCCTAATCTTGCGCTTGAAACAGGTAGTGTTCAAGCTATAAAACAATTTACTATGAGTGGACTAGGTACAACGCTTTTACCGAAAGTTGCTGTAGAAGATGAAATAAAGACAGGAAGATTAGTTCCTTTAAATTGGTGTGGACCGGATTTTGGTATTATATCACAGGTTCTGTATCATAAAGATAAGTGGATTTCGCCGGCACTTAGTGCATTTCTTAAACTGTCCAAGGAGATTATGTTAAAAAATAAATAA
- a CDS encoding ferredoxin hydrogenase, whose translation MKTIILNGKEVQTDKDITILELARENNVDIPTLCFLKDCGNFGKCGVCMVQVEGKGFRAACVCKVEDGMVINTESDEVKERIKKRVSMLLDKHEFKCGKCPRRENCEFLKLVIKTKARASKPFLPQDKTPFVDDRSKAIIIDRTKCVLCGRCVAACKKYSGTSAIQFIKKDGQRAVGTVDDISFDDSKCLLCGQCVAACPVAALREQPHIEKVKAALADPKKHVIVAMAPSVRTAMGELFNMGMGKDVTGKLYTALRALGFDKIFDINFGADMTIMEEATELLQRVKKGGPFPMFTSCCPAWVRLAQNYYPELLGNLSSAKSPQQIFGTATKTYYPSVSGIAPEDVYTVTIMPCNDKKYEADLPSMETNGLRDIDASLTTRELAKMIKDAKIKFADLEDSEVDPAMGTYSGAGTIFGATGGVMEAALRTAKDFAENKDLHDVDYTEVRGLNGIKEAEVEIAQNKYNVAVINGAANFFEFMKSGRMDEKQYHFIEVMACPGGCVNGGGQPHISAIDREKIDYKTLRASVLYNQDKNLPKRKSHENPAIIKMYDSYFGKPGEGLAHKLLHHVYEK comes from the coding sequence ATGAAAACAATAATCTTAAATGGCAAGGAAGTACAAACGGATAAAGACATTACTATTCTTGAATTAGCAAGAGAAAATAATGTTGATATTCCTACACTATGCTTTTTAAAAGATTGCGGTAATTTCGGAAAATGTGGAGTCTGTATGGTTCAAGTAGAAGGCAAAGGATTCCGAGCTGCTTGTGTTTGTAAAGTTGAAGATGGAATGGTTATAAATACAGAATCCGATGAAGTGAAAGAGAGGATAAAAAAGAGAGTCTCAATGCTCCTCGATAAACATGAATTTAAATGTGGTAAATGTCCTAGAAGAGAAAATTGTGAATTTCTTAAACTTGTTATAAAAACAAAAGCAAGAGCTTCAAAACCTTTCTTACCACAGGATAAAACACCTTTTGTTGACGATAGAAGTAAGGCTATCATAATAGACAGAACAAAATGTGTATTATGTGGAAGATGCGTTGCTGCTTGTAAAAAGTATTCAGGCACCTCTGCAATTCAATTCATAAAAAAAGATGGACAAAGGGCTGTTGGAACTGTTGATGATATATCTTTTGATGATTCAAAATGTTTATTATGTGGTCAATGTGTTGCTGCATGTCCTGTTGCAGCTTTAAGAGAACAGCCTCATATAGAAAAGGTAAAGGCTGCACTTGCCGATCCTAAAAAACACGTAATTGTTGCAATGGCACCTTCTGTAAGAACTGCAATGGGTGAATTATTCAACATGGGCATGGGAAAAGATGTAACTGGAAAATTATATACAGCTCTTAGAGCACTTGGATTTGATAAAATATTTGATATAAACTTTGGTGCAGACATGACTATAATGGAAGAAGCAACTGAACTTCTTCAAAGAGTTAAAAAGGGCGGTCCATTCCCTATGTTTACGTCATGTTGCCCTGCATGGGTAAGATTAGCTCAGAATTATTATCCTGAACTTTTAGGTAATCTTTCATCAGCAAAATCTCCACAACAAATATTTGGAACTGCCACTAAAACATATTATCCTTCAGTATCTGGAATTGCTCCAGAAGATGTTTATACTGTTACTATTATGCCATGCAATGATAAAAAGTACGAGGCAGATTTACCTTCCATGGAGACTAATGGTTTGAGGGACATCGATGCATCCTTAACTACAAGAGAACTCGCTAAAATGATAAAAGATGCCAAAATTAAGTTTGCTGATCTTGAAGACAGTGAAGTTGATCCTGCTATGGGAACTTACAGTGGAGCTGGAACTATCTTTGGTGCGACTGGTGGAGTTATGGAAGCTGCATTAAGGACAGCCAAAGATTTTGCAGAAAACAAAGATCTCCATGATGTTGATTACACTGAAGTAAGAGGTCTTAATGGCATTAAAGAAGCTGAAGTTGAGATAGCTCAAAACAAATATAATGTTGCCGTTATAAACGGTGCTGCTAACTTCTTTGAGTTTATGAAATCAGGAAGAATGGATGAAAAGCAATATCATTTTATAGAAGTTATGGCTTGTCCTGGAGGCTGTGTAAATGGCGGAGGTCAACCTCATATAAGTGCAATAGATAGAGAAAAGATTGATTATAAAACATTGAGAGCTTCTGTGTTATATAACCAAGATAAAAATCTTCCAAAGAGAAAATCACATGAAAATCCAGCTATAATAAAGATGTATGATAGCTACTTTGGAAAACCAGGTGAAGGCCTTGCTCATAAGCTACTTCATCATGTATATGAAAAATAA
- the dcd gene encoding dCTP deaminase codes for MILSGKKIKEQLGKEIIIKPYNEKQLNPNSYNLKLHNELLVYDEEVLDMKKENKAHKIIIPKEGIMLEPRKLYLGRTVEYTETDKYVPMLEGRSSVGRLGLFIHVTAGFGDVGFKGYWTLEIFCVQPIRIYPDVELCQIYYHDLDGEYDKYSSGKYQNNKGIQPSLLYKDFEK; via the coding sequence ATGATTCTTTCGGGTAAAAAAATAAAAGAACAGCTAGGAAAAGAAATAATAATAAAACCTTATAATGAAAAACAGCTTAATCCAAACAGCTATAACTTAAAATTGCACAACGAACTTCTTGTTTATGATGAAGAAGTTTTAGATATGAAAAAGGAGAATAAAGCACATAAAATTATAATTCCTAAAGAGGGAATTATGCTTGAGCCTAGAAAATTATATCTTGGAAGAACTGTAGAGTATACAGAAACAGATAAATATGTTCCTATGCTTGAAGGAAGGTCATCAGTTGGAAGACTAGGGCTTTTCATTCATGTTACAGCTGGGTTTGGTGATGTTGGATTTAAGGGATACTGGACACTTGAAATATTCTGCGTTCAGCCTATAAGAATTTATCCTGATGTTGAACTATGTCAGATTTATTACCATGATTTAGATGGAGAATATGATAAGTATTCTAGCGGTAAATATCAGAATAATAAAGGCATTCAGCCAAGCTTACTTTATAAAGATTTTGAAAAATAA
- the serS gene encoding serine--tRNA ligase, which translates to MLDLKKIRNNPEEIKKALTNRGEDFDVSVIDELVKLDEDRRKKLVEVENLKSKRNKDSGEIAKLKRAGENADELLTEMKKISEDIKGIDAELSGIDEKIQYIMLRIPNIPHPSVPEGKSDADNVEIRKWGEPKKFNFDFKAHWDIGTDLNILDFERAGKVAGSRFTFYRGLGARLERSVINFFLDTHIEKQGYEEILPPYMVNRTSMTGTGQLPKFEEDAFKVDNGFFLIPTAEVPVTNLFRDEILKGEDLPYKFAAYSACFRSEAGSAGRDTRGLVRQHQFNKVELVKFVKPEDSYDELEKLTHDAEEMLQILNIPYRVVRICKGDLGFTAALKYDIEVWMPSYNRYVEISSCSNFEDFQSRRANIKFRREPKAKPEFIHTINGSGLAVGRTVAAILENYQNEDGTVTVPDALKQYMRVDVIK; encoded by the coding sequence ATGTTAGATTTAAAAAAGATAAGAAACAATCCAGAAGAAATAAAAAAGGCATTAACTAATAGAGGAGAGGACTTTGATGTTTCCGTCATAGATGAACTTGTAAAACTTGACGAAGATAGACGAAAAAAGCTCGTAGAGGTAGAAAACTTAAAGAGTAAAAGAAATAAAGATTCAGGAGAGATAGCTAAGCTTAAGAGGGCAGGAGAAAATGCAGATGAATTATTAACTGAAATGAAGAAAATTTCAGAAGATATAAAAGGAATCGATGCTGAGTTATCAGGTATAGATGAAAAAATACAGTATATAATGCTTAGAATTCCTAATATTCCACATCCAAGTGTTCCAGAAGGAAAATCTGATGCAGATAATGTTGAAATCAGAAAATGGGGAGAACCTAAGAAATTTAATTTTGATTTTAAAGCACATTGGGATATTGGAACAGATTTAAATATACTTGATTTTGAGAGAGCAGGAAAAGTAGCTGGCTCAAGATTTACTTTTTATAGAGGACTTGGAGCAAGACTTGAAAGATCTGTAATAAACTTTTTTCTAGATACACATATTGAAAAACAAGGATATGAAGAAATACTTCCACCATATATGGTAAATAGAACGAGTATGACAGGTACAGGTCAGCTTCCTAAATTTGAAGAGGATGCATTCAAAGTAGATAATGGTTTCTTCTTAATACCTACAGCTGAAGTCCCTGTTACAAATCTTTTCAGAGATGAAATACTAAAGGGAGAAGATTTACCTTATAAATTTGCTGCCTACAGCGCATGTTTTAGATCAGAAGCAGGTTCAGCAGGAAGAGATACAAGAGGTCTTGTTCGTCAACATCAATTTAATAAGGTTGAGCTTGTTAAATTTGTTAAACCGGAAGATTCTTATGATGAACTTGAAAAACTAACTCATGATGCAGAAGAAATGTTACAAATATTAAATATACCTTACAGGGTTGTTAGAATATGTAAGGGCGATTTAGGATTTACTGCAGCATTAAAATATGATATAGAGGTTTGGATGCCTAGCTACAATAGATATGTTGAAATATCAAGCTGTAGTAATTTTGAGGATTTTCAATCAAGACGTGCAAATATCAAATTTAGAAGAGAACCTAAAGCTAAACCAGAATTTATTCATACTATTAATGGTTCGGGGCTTGCAGTTGGAAGAACTGTTGCAGCAATATTAGAAAATTATCAAAATGAAGATGGAACTGTAACTGTTCCAGATGCATTAAAACAGTATATGAGAGTAGATGTTATAAAATAG
- a CDS encoding MDR family MFS transporter produces the protein MNKKAKYIGFIGILISAFLGVIDSTIVNIALPDITNYFNVSLKDTSWISTIYALALAVFMITASKIADQFGRKKLMIIGLIIFGVSSALCGFSSSLLFLIVMRFIQGIGGAIITPIVLPMGIEIFGKEKMQIVVGASGAVVGLAAASGPPVGGILIKYINWQSVFFVNVPLTIISLVMILLFVEESYDNTVSKSIDWLGMITLTISLFCLTFALLKGKDYGWTSTTIIVLFTTFVVSLIAFIIIELKLSEPMVELKLFKEPTFTASNICYLITGFGLMCPLLILNYYLQNVLNYDTLEAAFIMMTVSLTAMVATPTGSILSKKIGTRIVNFIGILMLGIGTFRLSYLSVNTTKGTMIFDLIICGIGLGFSVQALSSSVKYIPKEKSGMGSGIINAARQIGSCIGIAILVSMLNGNVSSAKDDIKKDAISYINNKHEIIYPVRKKLVKIINDEFNDSDSNSKSNMSQASIQKSIQSTILKNSDLFSKDATFVNNDTLKKLYDATSKLRDANGKIYNGEENLNNGISSLKGGMDSIYSGGNSLNSGIGTFNTGINKVAEGSQKLKDASDNLPNLVNGISELDAGAKKLLMQFSPGNGSVTLYDGASGINNGAQKLSSGVNSYVTAVNNMMYLMIKNNPDSNKMLEIYENNLNTAKAQNDNSKIAMLSSLVTVYSAALDPKVTNESDFENKLNSMGTQNIVASGTAVKSGASGVAVASSKVLSQFQDGGNFKSGVIQISSGLDKVSAGSQGLLKLQTGIGNMNDVVSKLKNGSSKLYDGSNKVTAGMKVAKDGTEKLKDGSDKLVDASLKVKDGTQKIVESEGMAGQKGALQEVLNKVKDDKNEKISEAFNKTFSFASIIIMLSSVLGLLTDKKVNNKNDIKSNDNLSQKVI, from the coding sequence ATGAATAAAAAAGCAAAATATATTGGATTTATTGGAATATTAATATCAGCTTTTCTTGGAGTAATTGATAGTACAATTGTTAATATTGCTCTTCCTGACATAACTAATTATTTTAATGTAAGTTTAAAAGACACTAGTTGGATAAGCACAATTTATGCTTTGGCATTGGCTGTCTTTATGATTACTGCATCAAAGATTGCGGATCAATTCGGAAGAAAAAAATTAATGATTATAGGTCTTATAATTTTTGGCGTTAGTTCAGCACTTTGTGGATTTTCAAGTTCGCTATTATTTCTTATAGTAATGAGATTTATACAGGGTATTGGTGGAGCTATAATAACTCCAATAGTGCTTCCAATGGGAATTGAGATTTTTGGTAAGGAAAAAATGCAGATAGTTGTAGGAGCATCTGGTGCAGTAGTTGGTCTTGCAGCTGCAAGTGGTCCACCGGTTGGAGGAATTTTAATAAAATATATAAACTGGCAGTCAGTTTTCTTTGTAAATGTACCATTAACTATAATATCACTGGTTATGATATTACTTTTTGTAGAAGAATCTTATGATAATACAGTTTCTAAAAGTATAGACTGGCTTGGTATGATAACATTAACTATAAGTTTATTTTGTCTTACTTTTGCTCTTCTTAAAGGAAAAGATTATGGATGGACTTCAACTACAATAATAGTTTTATTTACAACTTTTGTAGTTTCTCTTATAGCATTTATAATAATTGAACTTAAGCTTTCTGAACCTATGGTAGAACTTAAGCTTTTTAAAGAACCTACTTTTACAGCTTCTAACATATGTTATTTGATAACTGGTTTTGGGCTTATGTGTCCTCTCCTTATTTTGAACTATTATCTTCAAAATGTGCTAAACTATGATACTCTTGAGGCAGCTTTTATTATGATGACGGTATCACTTACAGCAATGGTAGCAACCCCTACTGGAAGTATTTTAAGTAAAAAGATTGGTACAAGAATTGTAAATTTTATTGGTATATTAATGCTTGGAATTGGCACTTTTAGATTGTCATATTTGAGTGTAAATACTACTAAGGGTACTATGATATTTGATTTAATTATCTGTGGAATAGGTCTTGGATTTTCTGTTCAAGCGCTTTCATCTTCAGTTAAATACATCCCTAAAGAAAAAAGTGGAATGGGTTCTGGAATAATAAATGCCGCTAGGCAAATAGGAAGTTGTATAGGAATTGCAATTTTGGTAAGTATGTTAAATGGAAATGTATCTAGTGCAAAGGACGACATTAAAAAAGATGCTATTTCTTATATAAATAATAAACATGAAATAATATATCCAGTTAGAAAAAAGCTTGTAAAAATAATAAATGATGAATTTAATGATTCTGATAGTAATAGTAAAAGTAATATGTCGCAGGCTTCAATACAAAAATCAATTCAAAGTACTATTTTAAAGAATTCTGACCTGTTTTCTAAAGATGCCACTTTTGTTAATAATGATACACTCAAAAAGCTTTATGACGCAACGAGCAAACTTAGAGATGCTAATGGTAAAATTTACAATGGCGAAGAAAACTTAAATAATGGAATAAGTTCCTTAAAGGGTGGAATGGATTCCATATATAGTGGAGGTAATTCTTTAAATTCTGGAATTGGTACCTTTAATACTGGAATTAATAAAGTAGCTGAGGGTAGTCAAAAATTAAAGGATGCAAGTGATAACCTTCCTAATTTAGTAAATGGTATATCGGAGTTAGATGCTGGCGCTAAAAAGCTTCTTATGCAGTTTTCACCTGGTAATGGCAGTGTAACCTTATATGATGGAGCTTCTGGTATTAATAATGGAGCTCAAAAGCTTTCTAGTGGTGTTAATAGTTATGTTACAGCGGTAAATAACATGATGTACTTGATGATAAAAAATAATCCTGATTCAAATAAAATGCTCGAAATTTATGAAAATAATCTTAATACTGCAAAGGCTCAAAATGATAATAGTAAAATAGCAATGCTTTCAAGCTTAGTTACAGTTTATTCAGCGGCTCTGGATCCAAAAGTAACTAATGAAAGTGATTTTGAAAATAAATTAAATTCTATGGGAACTCAAAATATTGTGGCATCTGGAACGGCAGTTAAATCAGGAGCAAGCGGTGTTGCAGTAGCATCTTCAAAGGTTTTATCACAGTTTCAAGACGGCGGTAACTTTAAAAGTGGTGTAATTCAAATTTCAAGTGGATTAGATAAAGTTTCAGCAGGGTCACAAGGTCTATTAAAGCTTCAAACAGGAATAGGAAATATGAATGATGTAGTTTCCAAATTAAAAAATGGTTCATCTAAACTATATGATGGTTCAAATAAAGTTACAGCTGGAATGAAGGTTGCTAAGGATGGAACGGAAAAATTAAAAGATGGTTCAGATAAACTTGTAGATGCTTCGCTAAAAGTAAAAGATGGAACTCAAAAGATAGTAGAGAGTGAGGGAATGGCAGGTCAAAAAGGTGCACTGCAAGAGGTTTTGAATAAAGTTAAGGATGACAAAAATGAAAAAATATCAGAGGCTTTCAATAAAACATTTTCATTTGCTTCAATTATAATTATGTTATCATCAGTTTTAGGATTATTAACAGATAAAAAAGTTAATAATAAAAATGATATAAAATCTAATGATAATCTTTCCCAAAAAGTAATATAA
- the asd gene encoding aspartate-semialdehyde dehydrogenase yields MKKLKVGLIGGTGMVGQRFACLLKNHPWFEVTAIAASKRSAGLTYEEAVKNRWKMNEPIPDNVKNIVVEDALDVDKFSSMVDFVFCAISLNKEETKILEENYAKHETPVISNNSANRGIPDVPVLIPEINGNQTDIIEFQKRRLGTKRGFISVKPNCSIQSYVPPISALMKYNPESILACTYQAISGAGKTFKECPEILDNVIPYIKGEEEKSENEPLKIWGSIKNGKIINASSPIITTQCIRVPVTDGHLAAVFVNFKNKPSKDEIIAAWENFKAPDQILNLPSAPKQFLHYFDESDRPQTKLDRNFQNGMGITMGRLREDKLFQYKFVCLSHNTLRGAAGGGVLSAELLKSQGYLTAK; encoded by the coding sequence ATGAAAAAATTGAAGGTTGGATTAATTGGCGGAACTGGAATGGTGGGACAAAGATTTGCCTGTCTCTTAAAAAATCATCCCTGGTTTGAGGTAACAGCAATAGCTGCAAGTAAAAGATCCGCCGGTTTAACTTATGAAGAAGCTGTAAAAAATAGATGGAAAATGAACGAGCCTATACCTGATAATGTTAAAAATATAGTAGTAGAGGATGCTTTAGATGTTGATAAATTTTCAAGCATGGTTGATTTTGTATTCTGCGCAATATCATTAAACAAAGAGGAAACTAAAATTCTTGAGGAAAACTACGCAAAGCATGAAACTCCTGTTATATCTAATAATTCAGCTAATAGGGGCATACCTGATGTTCCTGTTTTAATACCTGAAATAAATGGAAACCAAACAGATATAATTGAATTTCAAAAAAGACGACTAGGAACTAAAAGAGGATTTATAAGTGTTAAGCCTAATTGCTCTATTCAAAGCTATGTACCTCCTATAAGTGCTCTTATGAAGTATAACCCTGAATCTATACTTGCATGCACTTATCAAGCTATATCAGGCGCAGGTAAAACATTTAAAGAATGCCCTGAAATCCTAGATAACGTGATTCCTTATATTAAAGGTGAAGAAGAAAAAAGCGAGAATGAACCTTTAAAGATATGGGGATCTATAAAAAATGGTAAAATAATAAACGCTTCATCACCAATTATAACAACCCAGTGCATAAGAGTTCCAGTAACTGACGGTCACTTAGCAGCTGTATTTGTTAACTTTAAAAATAAACCTTCTAAAGATGAGATAATAGCTGCATGGGAAAATTTCAAAGCTCCTGATCAAATATTAAACCTACCAAGTGCACCAAAACAGTTTTTACACTATTTTGATGAATCTGATAGGCCACAAACTAAATTAGATAGAAACTTCCAAAATGGAATGGGCATAACTATGGGACGTTTAAGAGAGGATAAATTATTTCAATACAAATTTGTATGTCTATCCCACAATACTCTTCGTGGTGCTGCAGGTGGCGGAGTTTTAAGTGCTGAATTATTAAAATCACAGGGATATTTAACCGCCAAATAA
- a CDS encoding MerR family transcriptional regulator, whose product MRTVKQVSDLTGISVRMLHYYDKIQLLKPTKLTEAGYRLYDDKALEILQQILFFKELDLPLKEIKEIITSPYFDRMKALESHKELIILKRDRLNGLIELINKTLKGENGMSFKEFDMTEYYNVLEEFKTEHEDRVIKIYGSIDRFNEHIEKFKSKETEIAKEAIKHYGSIKKFTEAIKKNLNSDAIIKAEQIDKFKKDCFYERHSKLKELYKKLTADLSKDPSSKGIQQVASEITNIAKRDYEAFKGELGDYYWLTMVRLYLNNYPKELEKYDKENGGVGMAWIDERYGEGASKFIGKALKIYLGDYEPEIEKLYKKLTENLSKNPTSKEIQQIVSQIAKENQRQNKILKVDDGDNFFGYMSEFYLSRTTFIKSTDKKYGNGASKFIGEAFKFYSKNSR is encoded by the coding sequence ATGAGAACAGTAAAACAAGTTTCAGATTTAACAGGGATAAGTGTACGTATGCTGCATTACTACGATAAAATTCAATTGCTAAAGCCAACCAAGTTAACGGAGGCAGGATATAGACTTTATGATGATAAGGCTCTTGAAATTTTGCAGCAGATTTTGTTTTTTAAGGAACTTGATTTACCACTAAAAGAAATTAAAGAAATCATAACTAGCCCGTACTTTGATAGGATGAAAGCGCTAGAAAGTCATAAGGAGCTAATTATTTTGAAAAGAGATAGATTAAATGGTTTAATAGAGCTTATAAATAAAACCTTAAAAGGAGAGAACGGGATGAGTTTTAAAGAATTTGATATGACTGAGTATTATAATGTTTTAGAAGAATTTAAGACAGAACACGAGGATAGGGTAATTAAAATATATGGTAGTATAGATAGATTTAATGAGCATATTGAAAAATTTAAGTCTAAGGAAACTGAGATTGCTAAAGAAGCTATAAAGCATTATGGAAGTATAAAAAAATTCACTGAAGCTATAAAGAAAAATTTAAATAGTGATGCAATAATTAAAGCAGAGCAAATTGATAAGTTTAAAAAAGATTGTTTTTATGAAAGACATTCTAAACTAAAAGAACTATATAAGAAACTTACGGCTGATTTAAGCAAAGATCCTTCTTCAAAGGGAATCCAGCAAGTTGCCAGTGAAATAACTAATATAGCTAAAAGAGATTATGAGGCTTTTAAAGGTGAACTCGGGGATTATTATTGGCTTACTATGGTACGACTATATTTGAATAATTACCCTAAGGAACTAGAAAAATATGATAAGGAAAATGGCGGAGTTGGCATGGCGTGGATAGATGAAAGATATGGAGAGGGTGCTTCTAAGTTTATTGGAAAGGCTTTGAAAATTTATTTAGGTGATTATGAACCTGAAATAGAGAAATTATATAAAAAACTTACAGAGAATTTAAGCAAGAATCCTACTTCAAAGGAAATTCAACAAATTGTTTCTCAAATAGCAAAGGAAAATCAAAGGCAAAATAAAATATTAAAGGTAGATGATGGCGATAATTTCTTTGGGTATATGTCAGAGTTTTATTTATCAAGAACTACTTTTATAAAATCAACAGATAAAAAGTATGGAAATGGTGCGTCAAAATTTATTGGAGAAGCCTTTAAATTTTATTCGAAGAATAGTAGATAA